GCACCACTGGCCGGAGGGGGAAGCCTCCCCCTCCCTGACGCCGGTACCGGGGCCAGCGCCTTTGTCTCCAGCCTGCCGGCCCCGAGGAGGTGCTTGACGGAGGGCTGCCTGGCAGGAGCACGAAGAAAGTAAGGAAGGGGTGCTGGTTGGCTGCCCAGCTCCCGGCAGTCTTTCGGCCTTGCTGCTTGCTTCCCTATCCCCTGAGCAATCGAGGAAGCAGCAGCCCAGGAGCCGGCTGGGCCTCGGAACAGCCCGGTGCAGGGAGGCTGCTCCCATAGAAGCAGGCAGGCGTGCAACCCCCCCAAACATTTCTGAAGCATGCCTCATGTGACAGCCAAACACTAAGGATGCCAAAATCCCaggccctgccctcagggagctctcTGTCACTTGGGGAGACTTAAGTGTAAACTCTTGAATACATATGAGAAATGTGAAGGTAAATGGGAGGTAGCCTCTGGGTGCCCCCCCCCAGCTGAAATTTCAGCTAAACCTTCAGGGATTGAGCTAAACCTCCCTTGCTCCAGGTACTGAAAGGGTGTGGTCGCCTCTTGTGTGAGAAACAGCCAGGAAGGAGATTGAATTAAGGTACTAAAAGACAGGGGAAAGTAGGGAGGGTCAGCttctgaagggctttaaaagccaaacaggatTTTCCATCATATTCTGGAAGTAACAGAGAACCACTGCTCCTTCGGAGGTGGAGCTGAACATAATGGACAGACGGGTGTTTGTAGGCACATCATTTTAGTAAGAGGATGAAATCCAGAAGGGAGAGACTTGGCTCCAAAGAGCAGATAGGTAGAGTCCAGGGGAGAGATGGGGCTGGAACTAGGGTGACGGCCCTGAGTGAGGGGGGGGATCCCCCCAGATGTGGGGGAAAATAGAAGCATCAGATTTAGCAAGCTGGATATATGGATGTGTCTTAGGAGAGGGAAGAGCTGAGCATGACGCTTGGTGCTTTCAAAGTAGAAAGAAAGTTGGGAAAAGGGGGACTTTGGAGGAAGAATGAGTCAGGCTTTGGCCATTTTTGTCCAAATTTGTGATAGGCACAGGACATCTGATTCAGGATGTCCAAAGTACAGTTGGAGGTGTAGAAGTTGAACACAGGAGACAGAGTGTGGACCTCCAGATCTAGACATTATCAGTGATCATAATGGAGCGAGTGGGAGCTGAGGAGATTCCCCCAAGTAACTTCAGCTACTACCTACTCCACATGTCTCAACAGGAAATCCCTGTACTGGTCATCCTGCCTTGGCATCTCTAtatgcttccttgttcttctaacTCTGGCCTCTGGGGCCAAAGAGGGCTTAGCTAGGCTTACTCCTTTTCTAAGTACTAAGCCTTCTTGTCACCTAAAGTCTTTTCTTCCAAGCTGGGCTTTAATTTCCTTCAACTAACCCTCGCAGAGTACAACCCAGAAGCCTTTTATTATCCTCAGTCCTGAAGACAGGTGATGCTTGAGTCACTTTCACAGTCCCCTTTGATCAAAGGGGGAATTCTATGTGCCCAGTAGGTCATAGAGCCACTCTTGAGTGCTAAAGTCTATTTGGAGAGCCACAGACCACAGGTAAGAAGAGGAGTCTCTATATCACCTCTTTGGCAAAAATTAGGTCCCAGATAGTTTTCAAAGGGTAATTTAGGGGTGTTTGGTTTTAGAACCTTAGTCTATTGAGGCCCTATTTAAGACAGGTGATGTTATTCTCCCCCAATCACTCAGTGTCTGTGTCAGAAGTAGAAGGAATCCAGGAATCGGAAATCCATGTggcatttctttgttttaaattcttataCTGAACTTACCCAACACCAAATAAAATAAGTCCAGGTGCAGAGtagaagagacaaagaagatTGTCCCTGGAACCATGGCTCTCCTTTGCATACAGCTCGCTTTTTAAAGTATGTAATAAATTCAGCCTGTTGCTTTCAAAgttgttctgctcatttttttttttcctactggccttccttttcttgtcttcaatgtactttaaaaatccctcagtgacattttctttttctttttgataaccCCTATTGGCAGCCTCTCTCTTTCCAAAtttggggaggtggggaggaaaaCAGCCCCCAAACAAATCTACCTCTTGAATCAAAAGAAATTCCTTGGCCCCATGTAAACATGTCTCCTTGTGCCAGTTTGGCATTTCTTAAGAGTGAGATGGGTTACCTGGTTCTGTGCTCTCAGCTCCTTGTGGCCTAGCCTCCTCACACAGGTGTGCCGGTATAGTCCCTGGGGTGGAAGGTTGGGCCAGCTAGGCCCGGAGGGCCACAGGCTTGCCTGAATGCTTGCTCTCCACCAACTTGTGCGGTAAGACTGGTGCCTGGCTGCTTGCTCAAAGTTCTGGCCATACCAGAGAGGAGATGGAACGTCCAGGGCACCGTTCAAAGACTCACCTTTGGGAGTTTCCTGTGCGGTCCATATGCTGGAGCCCTCTTCCTCTGTCTATCCCAGGCAGTCTCGTGCTGTGGAGCTCCAGGCACGAAGGCTGAACAGAGATTTGGGCCACCGGATGCATCCCCAACCTGGGAAGGCGGACTTTTGGGCTTCCCCTCCCGCTGAGCTGctactttttctttcccccagGCTCTGACAAAACGGGAGCTGATGGCGGAAAGGCTGAGGTTATTGCGGCTATTGTGACAGAGCCTCGGTTTACACAGCATTGCAGGTAAGAGAAGGTTACAGGGATATCTCAGGGAGATGGTTGCCTGGAGAAATGGTGTTAAATGATTTAATACTTGGATGAAATGAGAGGTGGAACTTAGTGAAGGACTATAGGGTGACAGATCCCGGATTAGGGGGTACAGAAGTGGCAGTGGTTTTGTGAAGTCCTCAACCCTTGTGCTCGCAACCGGGGCTCTGATGTGACAGGATGAACATGGCTTGGTCCCTGAGCCAGCCAGGACCGTGGAGACACTGGAGACCAGAGAAGGAATGTCATCCTGTGACTTGCCCAGCTTGATGCTCCTTGGCCCCGGAGCCAAATTCCTTGTTGGTCCTGCAGGAAATATCTCGAGAAGCACCAACTCCTGGATAAGTGCCACCGTGTGAAGCAGCTGCCTGATGGTACCATGGCGTTACCTGTTCTGGAAGAGGCCCTTACGGAGCAGCACCTGCAAGCACTGAGGCAGCAAGGGCTCCCTGAGAGCACCTACAGGCTGACACACATCCTGGTCAGTATCCAGGTAGAGGTCCTCACTGGCAAGAGCGGACCTTGGCGTTGATGAGCCCTAGGTGTGGGACCCTGAGTTTGGCCCTGCTTCTCCAGGGCCTGGGGAGCTTTTTGCCGAGGCTGGCTTTACTCTGTGGGCAGCTGTTGTCCAGTCTGCCAGACGCGGTCCTTCGTTCTATGTGCGGGCTTTGGTATTGGAATTTCCCCATGCCGCTCTTCCCCATGTATATGTCCCCTGTGTACGTCTCTTCTGTGTTCCTTTCCCAGAATCCCCTTCCCTCGAAGAAAGCTCAGAATCGTTCTCCCGCTCAGAAGTTACGTCAGGAAGTGCAGCATCTGGTGGAGGGCCAGGGGTATGTGTGGTCGGCCGAGCTAGAGAAAGATCTTCCCCGCTCTTGGCAACGTCATGGTGACCTTCTCCTGCTCAATGAGGATAGCTTCAGAGCTGCCCAATGGAAAAAACTGGGTAAGTGAAAGAAGTACCCTGGTCTAAGTCGGCATTCCCCCTGAGGCAGCCTCATCCCCATCTCCCTTTTGGGGGCTATGCTTTGTTCCAGAACCAGGCCTCTGGAAGATTGTCGCCTCTGCGCTAGGAGGCCAGCGTTTGGCAAAGCGGGGTCGTGTGTCACCAGGTGGGACTCGAGCTCCCAAAGTAATCCTGCTGCTGGGTGCCCATGGCTGGGTGGAGCATGTGGATAATGGCATCAGGTAGGTATGGGAAGGGTTGGTGAGCCAAGGGAAACTCATTTGAGGGTATGGGCAGAAGGGAGCAGAAGGGCTGGTGAGGGCATCACCTCAGAGCTCTGGAACACCAGGCACTATTCCTTGTTGGTGGCACTCGGGCTGAGCTGTAGAGCTTGGGGCTGAGAGAACCTCATTCCTTCCTGCACTCTTCTCTGAACTACCTAATGGAGCACCCCTGTTTCTTGGGGGGCGCTCAGAAATTTGAGGATGCTCATCATGTTGTTCACTCGGCCCCTCGGTATATTGATTTCCCTAGGTACACGTTTGATGTGACCCAAAGCATgttctcctttggaaacatcaCTGAGAAGCTACGGGTAGCATCAATGACCTGTGCTGGAGAAGTGCTGGTGGATCTCTATGCAGGTGACAACCTTTGGGAGCAGCCTCTTGAGTCAGAGGCGCCGCTCTGCTCGGGAGCGATGCTGTTGGTGCAAGACCGTAAGGAGCTTTTTGGTAGGCTTGCTCTGTGCTGATGCCCGAGTGTGCGGATTCAGGAATCCTGCCTGCTCGGAAGGAGGGGCCTGGAGAGAGGCCGAGCTTCagacagagctggaagggatcttggatGTCACGTGCAGAGGAGGAGACTCGGGAAGGCTGAGGGAGTGTGTAGCTGCTGTGAAGTGGCAAAGCTGAGATCAGAATCCAGGGCCTCTGTTAGTTTAGTTTACTCTTTGGGAGTGGCCCTCCCCTTGCTTTGACCATATCCCTTCACCACTTATagccccttccttccttccttcctttccctttctctctcccttcttcccttccttccttccttctttctttccttccgttcgtccatccatccatccatccatccatccattcattccttCCTCTGTAGCAGGTCCACCATGGTTTCCCTCAACAACTTCAACCAGATTCCCTGCCGCAGAACATTTCACGACTTTCCTCTCCTCTGCCGTAGCCTGCCTAGAGGCCTTCTCCCGAACCGTACCTGACTCTGGaaccttctcttcccttccctgggATCTCCTCAGTTGCCTTAGCAAGCTCTCTGGCTTCCATTAAGTGACTCTGGAGATGCTGCCTTCTTCATGTGTCCTTCCTGGGGTGACTGGAGAAGAGGGAATCcctcatttcccccctccccccactctctGCTTGGCTAGGAAGTTCCCACAGCTGTGGCCTGAGTTTCCACACCAGATGTGCACTTAACCCTTGGCATGGATGTGATGTAAATACTGGAGTTCTGTTTCCTTCCTGTCTCCTTTCTGTCTGCATCAGTGTCGTCTCTGTCAGATCCTAGGGCCTTAGAAGGCAGGGAGCGTGGGTCAATGCAGTGCCTAGCTGGCACCACGCTCCATTTGGAGCCAGCTGgctgcttttttgacttctgcTTGTATGATTCGGCTTCCTTAAGCAGCGGGAAGTTCTGAATGTGGTTCTTAAGTAGCTTGAGGAAGAACGTTCAGTTGTCTCGCTTTTGAAGTAGACTGAGGTAGTTGGTTTCTTGTGTCCTTTCTAACCCTACCTTTGGCTAGCAATGAACCGGCAAGCATTAAGTGCCTCCTCTGTGCCAGGGGCTGGGCTGTGATCGTGGGAAGTCGCTGCGTAGCTTTGGCGGGCAGAGTAAGCCTTGTGCTGTGCTGTGTGAGCCAGATGTTGCCTTTCTGCATGTCGGTCCTTGGGGCTTTTACCCGCCACCAGCATCCATGTGGCCGAATCTCTTTCCTTTTGTAACCTTGTCCCTTGTTCCTAGACGGTTTCTCTTGCCACGGGAGACTACTGTTCATGGGTCACAACGCACATAAGAGCGTGGAGCCCGCCTTGGTCTGGCAAGACCTGTCCACTCAAGGCCTTCATCTTTGTCTCCTTTCTCACAGGCATTGGTTACTTCACCTTGCCATTCCTGATCCATGCAAATGCTGCCTTTGTCCATGCCTGCGAGTGGGACCCTCATGCTGCTGCCGCCTTGAGGAAGAACCTGGAGCTCAATGGCGTTGCGGATCGATGCTGTATCCATCTCGGTGATAATAGGAAGGTGAGTAAGCAGAGCTGAACGAGCAGGACTTCACATCTGGACAGGtgtcccctcttcctccctcttctcaaGCAGCCCGTCCCAGTCTCGCCCTTCCTCAGGAAAACTCAGACAGCTTGGGGGCCAGGatatatcttagaaatcattGAGTTGGACCCTGTCTTTTTGTGGATGGAGAAAAATGATGTCCTGAGCTGTCTGCCATGATCATCTCACTCTATGGGACTCATGTTCTTGATATTTAAGGCTTCTGATGGAGAGCAATGCATGCTGGTTCTTGCATTGGAGAACCTCAAAGGATTAGAATAAGGGCAAGGAGGTAATGGAGTGGTTGCCAGAAAGCCTCAGGTCCTTACAGTGTGGGGCTTAAATCTGAGAATCAGCAGTCCTAAAAGGGGTCTGAGTAGGTAACTAGGGACAGGGAGTCTATGTTGGGAGAAGACCCAAAGGAAGAGGTTGTCGTCTACTCTGAACTTCTTGTCTGCAGTGGGCTGGTGATGGTGTGTTCCAGAGCAGCCTTTTCCCAAAGAGAACTGGAAGGATTCAGCTGAGCATCTGTTAGGTGCTCAGCACAGGGCCTAGTTCATAGCAGGCACTTgagaaatgcttatttctttccctcacttcctcctttgcttccttccttctctctttccttcctcctttcttcttttcttctttccttctctttttcttcccttcctctctccttcccttcctccctccctcctttcttccttctttcctttctccctccttccctccctccctccctctgtcccttcttctttccccccctccctcccttccttctctgtttccttccttccttcctccctccttttggGCCTTTAATGTGGTGACTCATTTAGAGGTCCTGATGCTCTACTCacccctctgtgtctctctctccccacctctcttAGCTGAAATTATGGAGCATTGCTGACAGGGTGAACTTGGGGCTCATCCCCAGCTCTGAGGAGGGCTGGCCCACTGCTTGCCAGGTGCTACGCCAGGACACAGGGGGCATCCTGCATATCCACCACAACGTGGAGTCCTTCCCAGGGAAGGAACTTCAGTTCCCCGGCAGCAGCGAGGAAGGGCAGAAGGAGCAGAGACCTGCCAGGAATTCAGGAAGGCAGACACCGGCAAAGATCGCTAAGCTAGAGTGGCACAGGTGGGCTGAGTCTGTGGCTGCTCGCATTGGAGTCTTGCTTCTGCAGCTGCACGGGAAGCCGTGGGAGATCCGGATCCTGCATGTTCAGCCGGTGAAGTCTTATGCTCCCCATGTGGATCATGTGGTCTTGGATCTGGATTGTCGCCCTGTTTCCTGCTCTTCTGGTGAAGTCATCGGTAAAGCTGAGAGGAGCTGTGGCCAGGGGCCCCAGGTCTGAGGCCTGGGGTCCATCTGGCTGACAGTTCTGAAGTTGGCGACTTGCTCCCTCTTCTTGCCCCCTTCTCCCTGGGAACGgatcttttacatttttataaggaATTTTTACAGCAACTGGTTATTTGAATATCTCTTCCAAGGGCTCAGTGTAAACGTGAGACTGAGCGCCGTGGGGTGCCAGAGTCTTGTCTTCCGCTCTCCTCTTCCACTAATCATGAAGAATTGTCTTATTTATAAACCTAGCAGAGGCAGACTAGCTTATTGACCCGAGTGTGACCTACAAAGCCTTGGGTTCTGCAGTTTGGCCTTAGTTCTGTCTGGGCAGCCATGCACTGGCTGCTGCTCTTTTGGACTGTCTGGGTCTCCTCATCTCCAAGATGGGGTTATCTCTGAACTACCTCATGTAGCTGTTGTCTAAGGAGTTGGAGGTTTCGCCTAGTTTCTTAGAAACATTCCATGGTCTTAGAATCGGACGGGCAGCTATGCCTGTCCCGTGAAGAGCTTTGGATCGTCCTGGGGATGAAGTCCTTGGCGCCGTTTCCAGTTGCTGACATATAATAGctctggggggggaaggggagggtggGGGGTAGAAGCGGGTGGTGGGAGGTGGGCTTGGTTTGGTGAATATGAGCCAGAGCACTCTTTGCCTGAGTGGACCAAAGTCATGTCAGGTCTCGTCAGTGCTTGTCCTCGGCCCTCCTTTGTGACGGCTCGTAACTTTGATCTTCCAAATAGGTTCTCGTTTTGGCTGTCGGGCATGCGAATGCTGCTAGAAACTTGCTGATCGTGCTTGGTTTCTTGGGAGCGAATGCTGCGTTTTCAGGACAGCTTTGTATTTGTTAGGGCTCTTGGCTGGACTCCCCACTAAGGACCTGGGCTTCTCCCCTTGTGACTCCCCAAGTGCTCTCCAGTCAACATGGGGCCAGCTGGATTTCAAAGCAATGCACTATGATCTCCCTTCTTCTCTGCTTGTCTAAAGTCTCAGTAGAAAGACCCTGCACCAAAAAAAGGGCTAGAAACAGTCATGGTACAGGGATGGCAGAAGTAAGGGAGTTCCTCGAGCTCTACTTTTCCGCTCATGGAAACTCATGGAATCTCTTAAGTCAGGGAATTGAAGCTCCATTTTGTTTGCTATGCCCTTCCTGCCCCTGCTCGTGATCTCTCCCCCACCATTCCTGCAGTCCCTGCCacgggaagagagaggggaggaagctCAGGAGCCATCCATCACTCCCTCTCTCCAAGAGGACCTTGTACTCTTCAGTTCCCTTAGGTTGGCGTCGACACCAGGCAGAGATCCTCATTTGTGGACTCTAGTGATCGTGATAGTGACAGGCTGTGGGTAAAAGGTTAGTTTGTTACCAAGAAGCGCTACATTGGCTTCTTTTGAGGAAGGTGATAGAGTCACGAGGTCAGCTGCTTTATTACTTTTTTGTCAGTGTCCCACAGGAAGCTCTAGCGCTTTCATCTTTACTCTTCATCCGGGCACTTTGTAGGCCTCTGCTGGGTGGGTTTAAAGAGAACAAAGTATCAGCGATAAAGTTCATATATAAGgcaattgatttcatttttgtattctagCTTTGtgtgcacatagtaagtacttaataaatgcttaatgactaGTTGAATGTCCAGAGAGATTGGGACTCTCTGGACACTGTAAGCATGCAGgccaggggggagggggggaggacaGGGCCGATGCTTATTTGATATCCTGGCTTGCACTGGGGAAGCAGTCACGTTGATTGGTACAGCGTTTGGGGAAAAGTCACCTCGAGCTTTTCTTCTGGGCGCTTGGGATGGTTTTCTTGGTGGTGGCaagctttctttctgttttgattCAAAGTAAACATTTTCATGAGACCCAAAACATAggaagataggaaataaaattaagtagGGTCTGAAGTATGTTCAGCTTCTGTAACCGCAAGTGCCTCAATTACTGtgttagtttttaaaaaggaaagaatgaacaaatgTGATTGATAAGAGTTGGCCCGAGAAACATTTGTTGGGTTCTCGTGTCTGCTAACACAAAACTGGATATGGTGGATGTGAAGAGACTCAGTTTTTGTTGTAGAAAAAGGGTCACTGTGGGCTCCGGAGGCATGCAGGCCCCTGCATCTGGCTCTGGCTCCAGGTCCAGGCCACTCCATAGCTCAGCCAACTGAAACTGGTATTATAGGAAATGGATTCAGATGGCTAGGGGGCCACCTACTGATGGAGCACAAAGGAAAAGCTTTTATTGCCCAGTCACTAGATGGTATGCATTGTGCTCTAAGTTCTGGGGGCATAAATACAACCAAGCAAGATGGTAACGGCGACATCAAGCTTGTAACATAGGAATCCCatatgtgtgtgtgacctcaAAGCCACTCAAgaactttgtttcctcatctgctagGCCAGTAGCCCTGCCCTGCTTGGCTCCGCCGAACCCCAGCACAGAGTGCTACTTtcggagttgggaagacctgggGTCTAGTCCTGTCTCTGATgcttcctaactatgtgatcctgggcaaattacttcatcTCTAAATCTT
This is a stretch of genomic DNA from Sminthopsis crassicaudata isolate SCR6 chromosome X, ASM4859323v1, whole genome shotgun sequence. It encodes these proteins:
- the TRMT12 gene encoding tRNA wybutosine-synthesizing protein 2 homolog, yielding MEQHAEVGPGASEAPGPRGPGAEAPEGSDKTGADGGKAEVIAAIVTEPRFTQHCRKYLEKHQLLDKCHRVKQLPDGTMALPVLEEALTEQHLQALRQQGLPESTYRLTHILNPLPSKKAQNRSPAQKLRQEVQHLVEGQGYVWSAELEKDLPRSWQRHGDLLLLNEDSFRAAQWKKLEPGLWKIVASALGGQRLAKRGRVSPGGTRAPKVILLLGAHGWVEHVDNGIRYTFDVTQSMFSFGNITEKLRVASMTCAGEVLVDLYAGIGYFTLPFLIHANAAFVHACEWDPHAAAALRKNLELNGVADRCCIHLGDNRKLKLWSIADRVNLGLIPSSEEGWPTACQVLRQDTGGILHIHHNVESFPGKELQFPGSSEEGQKEQRPARNSGRQTPAKIAKLEWHRWAESVAARIGVLLLQLHGKPWEIRILHVQPVKSYAPHVDHVVLDLDCRPVSCSSGEVIGKAERSCGQGPQV